The following proteins are co-located in the Sandaracinaceae bacterium genome:
- a CDS encoding zinc ABC transporter substrate-binding protein — MPSNARFQRCLRALSFALALGLVPTSLLACGGNDAPAGRPKVAVSIFPLYDIARRVAGDQLEVVLVLPVGRSEHSYRPTPREIARLSGTRLAVGAGLQLDTWLTQVVRNASDTEVEVLELGPELHPRRMSGREVGQNEVHGAHAGEGEHHEGANDGHDDGHDGDGHAEEGHAEEGRAEEGHAPAAGHAADDDHDDDHDEHAAHVAAGAAGQQHAARAEAHHEEHHDHHHGGLDPHFWLDPVRMIEAVDLLVAAFTRLDPAAADSFRSRGDEVKRALRALDERLRAERATFTRNRIITFHGSFGYFAERYDLEIAAVVEPSPGREPTARYLAEVLAVIAETHPAALFSEPQLDPRPAQVIAHDARLPLFELDPVGGTEGVASYEALLLHNGSVLARALR, encoded by the coding sequence ATGCCCTCGAACGCCCGGTTCCAGCGCTGCCTGCGCGCGCTGTCGTTCGCGCTCGCGCTCGGGCTCGTCCCCACGAGCCTGCTGGCCTGTGGGGGCAACGACGCGCCAGCCGGGCGCCCCAAGGTAGCGGTGTCCATCTTTCCCCTGTACGACATCGCCCGGCGGGTCGCAGGGGACCAGCTGGAGGTTGTCTTGGTGCTTCCGGTCGGCCGTTCCGAGCACTCCTACCGGCCCACGCCGCGCGAGATCGCGCGCCTGTCCGGGACACGGCTGGCCGTGGGGGCGGGGCTCCAGCTGGACACCTGGCTCACCCAAGTGGTGCGCAACGCGTCCGACACCGAGGTCGAGGTCCTGGAGCTGGGGCCCGAGCTCCACCCCAGGCGGATGAGCGGCCGCGAGGTCGGGCAGAACGAGGTGCACGGCGCGCATGCGGGCGAGGGCGAGCACCACGAGGGCGCCAACGATGGTCACGACGATGGTCACGACGGAGACGGACACGCGGAGGAAGGACACGCGGAGGAAGGACGCGCCGAGGAAGGACACGCCCCTGCCGCTGGCCACGCCGCGGACGACGACCACGACGATGATCACGACGAGCACGCCGCCCACGTGGCCGCCGGTGCGGCTGGCCAGCAGCATGCGGCGCGCGCGGAGGCGCACCACGAGGAGCACCATGATCATCACCACGGCGGGCTCGACCCACACTTCTGGCTCGACCCCGTGCGCATGATCGAGGCGGTGGACCTGCTGGTCGCCGCGTTCACCCGTCTGGACCCTGCGGCGGCGGACTCGTTCCGCTCGCGCGGCGACGAGGTGAAGCGGGCCCTGCGGGCCCTGGACGAGCGCCTGCGCGCCGAGCGCGCCACCTTCACGCGCAACCGCATCATCACGTTCCACGGCTCGTTCGGGTACTTCGCGGAGCGCTACGACCTCGAGATCGCCGCCGTGGTGGAGCCTTCGCCCGGGCGCGAGCCCACCGCGCGCTACCTGGCCGAGGTGCTGGCGGTCATTGCGGAGACGCACCCCGCGGCGCTCTTCAGCGAGCCGCAGCTGGACCCGCGCCCCGCTCAGGTCATCGCGCACGACGCACGCCTGCCCCTGTTCGAGCTGGACCCGGTGGGTGGCACGGAGGGTGTGGCCAGCTACGAGGCGCTGCTCCTGCACAACGGCTCGGTGCTCGCGCGGGCGCTGCGATGA
- a CDS encoding ferrochelatase, producing MSHTSSVSPADAWDAVLAQLRDLDARVDATSGSGLSLDPSTPGRRATRAATLAARLADAPHDERLVLGMALAEVGEAVLDAFPNNLFWDLDGVLAELRRAAKSSLDAVRALARALAELMALFGRESPIQFQYVHDFVYGFDWAEWVRREPDGRAQVRPFDARYVARTRQRGLELLALIEADDAKYPRLPKGEFRNPFSFSRTATQERALFEALAAAGSIPNPAWSCDATPTWDRDFDQEREAVAARLGLVRSDGAR from the coding sequence ATGAGCCATACGAGCTCCGTGTCACCCGCTGATGCCTGGGACGCGGTCTTGGCGCAGCTCCGCGACCTGGACGCGCGCGTGGACGCCACCTCGGGGTCGGGCCTCAGCCTGGATCCGAGCACCCCGGGCCGCCGCGCCACACGGGCGGCGACGCTGGCCGCCCGCCTGGCCGACGCGCCCCATGACGAGCGCCTGGTGCTGGGGATGGCGCTGGCCGAGGTGGGTGAAGCCGTGCTCGACGCGTTCCCCAACAACCTGTTCTGGGACCTGGACGGCGTCCTGGCCGAGCTGCGTCGCGCGGCGAAGTCCTCGCTCGACGCGGTGCGCGCGCTGGCTCGCGCGCTGGCCGAGCTGATGGCGCTCTTCGGTCGCGAGTCGCCGATCCAGTTCCAGTACGTGCACGACTTCGTGTATGGCTTCGACTGGGCCGAGTGGGTGCGCCGCGAGCCCGACGGACGCGCTCAGGTGCGCCCCTTCGACGCCCGCTACGTGGCCCGCACGCGCCAGCGTGGGCTCGAGCTGCTGGCCCTGATCGAGGCGGACGACGCCAAGTACCCACGCTTGCCCAAGGGGGAGTTCCGCAACCCCTTCTCGTTCTCGCGCACCGCGACGCAAGAGCGCGCCCTGTTCGAGGCGCTCGCCGCCGCGGGGAGCATCCCCAACCCGGCGTGGTCGTGCGACGCCACCCCCACGTGGGACCGCGACTTCGATCAGGAGCGGGAGGCGGTGGCGGCCAGGCTCGGCCTCGTGCGCAGCGACGGGGCACGCTGA
- a CDS encoding prenyltransferase, producing MSATPPPSVAPPYRRTRGSASSRARVWLRAARPLAQANIALPIAVGVAAGVGEGARLEAWALAACAAFSVLDQLAIVFANDYADRDTDTTTRTLLSGGSGVLVDGSLTPASVGRAALAAALGLLSLGAALAPRRPLAWVGSVMALALLQLYSFAPARLSHRGHGEWLQGLGIGVVLPWVGYYLVTGEPRAPLDVLLPMVLFGVAGNITTAMPDLEGDRAVGKRSLPVRVGEARARAWGVVTFLCAVALASALGAARFTADEQSLLAVSVAPLLAHLRFRTRLGYALVQGTAMTLWLVAFAWGLALGG from the coding sequence ATGTCCGCCACGCCCCCACCCTCGGTCGCGCCGCCGTATCGCCGCACGCGCGGGTCGGCCTCGTCGCGCGCCCGCGTGTGGCTGCGGGCCGCGCGACCGTTGGCGCAGGCCAACATCGCCCTGCCGATCGCGGTCGGGGTGGCGGCCGGGGTAGGCGAAGGCGCGCGCCTCGAGGCGTGGGCGCTGGCTGCGTGCGCCGCGTTCTCGGTGCTGGACCAGCTCGCCATCGTCTTCGCGAACGACTACGCGGACCGCGACACGGACACCACGACGCGGACGCTGCTGTCGGGCGGCTCGGGGGTGTTGGTCGACGGCTCCCTCACGCCGGCGTCCGTCGGGCGCGCGGCGCTCGCCGCGGCGCTGGGGCTGCTGTCGCTGGGCGCAGCGCTCGCGCCGCGACGTCCCCTCGCGTGGGTGGGCAGCGTCATGGCCCTGGCGCTGCTCCAGCTCTACAGCTTTGCCCCCGCGCGCCTCTCGCACCGCGGCCACGGCGAGTGGCTACAGGGGCTGGGCATCGGCGTGGTGCTCCCGTGGGTGGGCTACTACCTCGTCACGGGCGAGCCGCGGGCGCCCCTCGACGTCCTGCTGCCCATGGTGCTGTTCGGCGTGGCGGGCAACATCACCACCGCCATGCCGGACCTCGAGGGAGACCGCGCTGTGGGTAAGCGCAGCCTCCCCGTGCGGGTGGGGGAAGCGCGCGCGCGTGCGTGGGGCGTCGTCACGTTCCTGTGCGCCGTGGCCCTCGCCAGCGCGCTCGGCGCCGCGCGGTTCACGGCTGACGAGCAGTCGCTGCTAGCCGTGAGCGTGGCGCCGCTGCTTGCGCACCTCCGCTTCCGCACGCGCCTCGGCTACGCGTTGGTGCAGGGCACGGCCATGACGCTGTGGCTGGTCGCCTTCGCGTGGGGGCTCGCTCTGGGCGGGTGA
- a CDS encoding acyl-CoA dehydrogenase, producing MSQATYGFDDDCALFRESARKFLGANADLAALRQATALDPEPMRMPTAWPSDDAFRAGAELGFVAAAVPEAQGGLQLPRAALAALAEELGRHAFPSAIESTLMVAFLARRVADSEAGGALLGHLAEGARATLAVCDAYGEWEHTASVTHTVSGSGALTLTGSTHFVQDAGKAEWLVVRSTGPDGAALVVLPRDAAGVTHRRDGIVDLTREQGTVQLEGVVAEASAVLPGGDALLASAMPDAWLLLAADMVGTSEWLLQTTVEYAKVRTQFDRAIGSYQGVKHPLVNAMMSVDRAKSLVYAAAEALDEGRDDARLLAHMAKAAATEAADFTSSRAVQLHGGIGFTWESDVHFFFKRNKHSELLFGDAAYHKARVADLLIDG from the coding sequence ATGAGCCAAGCGACCTACGGTTTCGACGACGACTGCGCCCTCTTCCGCGAGAGCGCACGCAAGTTCCTCGGCGCGAACGCCGACCTCGCCGCGCTGCGGCAGGCGACCGCGCTGGACCCCGAGCCCATGCGCATGCCCACGGCCTGGCCCAGCGACGACGCGTTCCGGGCGGGGGCCGAGCTGGGCTTCGTGGCCGCGGCCGTGCCCGAGGCGCAAGGGGGCCTGCAGCTCCCACGCGCCGCGCTCGCCGCATTGGCGGAGGAGCTGGGCCGCCACGCGTTCCCGAGCGCCATCGAGAGCACGCTGATGGTGGCGTTCTTGGCGCGACGTGTGGCGGACTCCGAGGCGGGCGGCGCGCTGCTCGGGCACCTCGCGGAGGGGGCGCGCGCCACGCTCGCCGTGTGCGATGCCTACGGCGAGTGGGAGCACACCGCGAGCGTGACGCACACGGTGTCGGGCTCCGGCGCGCTCACCCTGACCGGCAGCACGCACTTCGTGCAGGACGCCGGCAAGGCGGAGTGGCTCGTCGTGCGCTCGACGGGGCCCGACGGCGCTGCGCTGGTGGTGCTACCTCGCGACGCCGCGGGCGTGACGCACCGGCGCGACGGCATCGTCGACCTGACGCGCGAGCAGGGCACGGTACAGCTCGAGGGCGTCGTGGCGGAGGCCAGCGCGGTGCTGCCGGGCGGTGACGCGCTGCTCGCGAGCGCCATGCCGGACGCGTGGCTCCTGCTCGCGGCCGACATGGTGGGCACGAGCGAGTGGCTGCTGCAGACCACGGTGGAGTACGCCAAGGTGCGCACCCAGTTCGATCGCGCCATCGGCAGCTACCAGGGGGTCAAGCACCCGCTCGTGAACGCCATGATGAGCGTCGACCGGGCCAAGTCGCTGGTGTACGCGGCGGCCGAGGCGCTCGACGAGGGTCGCGACGACGCGCGCCTCTTGGCGCACATGGCGAAGGCGGCGGCCACGGAGGCGGCCGACTTCACCAGCAGCCGCGCCGTGCAGCTGCATGGTGGCATCGGCTTCACGTGGGAGTCGGACGTGCACTTCTTCTTCAAGCGCAACAAGCACAGCGAGCTGCTGTTCGGCGACGCCGCCTACCACAAGGCGCGCGTGGCGGACCTGCTCATCGACGGCTGA
- a CDS encoding carboxylesterase family protein has protein sequence MRTLRGARSVVLLAGLGLLLAHGCGGDGDGGPAPLLVETSEGPVQGTLTETGDVRRFLGIPYAAAPSGARRFLPPVAPAAHPDTLVADDFGPSCPGTRTPLDLVLRPRPAAEDCLSLNIWTSASRGRRPVMFWIHGGGYVNGASNISVYDAESLARDGDVVVVSINYRLAALGFLSTEALQAERAALDGGAGNMGILDMLAALRWVQDNIAAFGGDPDNVTIFGESAGGSAVCSLLAATGAEGLFHRGIIESGGCNASPLRGGSRGTFDVGDTLVSRLGCEGPDELSCMRGLTTQQILEAVMQDASGLGFAPYGPTVDGATFTDSPGALLAAGEGVDVPIIVGSNLNEMTVFLLGTTRPSTPDEMRAEFLAASGDDADTADALMTLYDVTTDEDAPRAFIAFATDRSFSCNALSIANAAAGAGRDVYLYEFQHVVGEQADTFGVGHGFEIPYIFGTLDRFSLFRDMLTEREERTSERVQAAWSSFARAGVPEFEGGWPRFTTEAHEYLVIDDPASVDDAFRNDRCAALRDLGFSAGVL, from the coding sequence ATGCGAACGCTCCGTGGTGCCCGCTCCGTCGTCCTCCTGGCTGGCCTCGGCCTGCTGCTCGCCCATGGGTGCGGTGGCGACGGGGATGGTGGTCCAGCCCCGCTGCTGGTGGAGACCTCCGAGGGGCCCGTCCAAGGCACGCTCACCGAGACCGGAGACGTGCGGCGCTTCCTCGGGATTCCGTACGCGGCCGCCCCGTCGGGGGCGCGGCGCTTCCTGCCGCCCGTCGCCCCCGCCGCCCACCCAGACACGCTCGTGGCCGACGACTTCGGTCCGAGCTGCCCAGGGACGCGCACGCCCCTCGACCTGGTGCTGCGCCCCCGCCCAGCCGCAGAAGACTGCCTCTCGCTCAACATCTGGACGTCTGCTTCGCGCGGACGCCGCCCCGTCATGTTCTGGATCCACGGAGGTGGGTACGTGAACGGCGCGTCGAACATCTCGGTCTATGACGCGGAGTCGCTCGCTCGCGATGGGGACGTCGTCGTCGTCAGCATCAACTACAGACTCGCCGCGCTCGGCTTCCTGTCGACGGAGGCGTTGCAGGCAGAGCGCGCAGCGCTGGACGGCGGCGCAGGCAACATGGGCATCCTCGACATGCTCGCCGCGCTGCGCTGGGTGCAGGACAACATCGCCGCCTTCGGGGGCGACCCCGACAACGTCACGATCTTCGGCGAGTCGGCTGGTGGGTCGGCGGTCTGTTCGCTGCTGGCGGCGACGGGCGCAGAGGGCTTGTTCCATCGTGGCATCATCGAGAGCGGCGGCTGCAACGCCAGCCCGCTGCGTGGCGGTTCGCGAGGCACGTTCGACGTGGGCGACACGCTGGTGAGCCGGCTCGGTTGCGAGGGTCCCGACGAGCTGAGCTGCATGCGAGGACTGACCACGCAGCAGATCCTGGAGGCGGTCATGCAAGACGCGTCGGGGCTCGGCTTCGCGCCCTATGGGCCGACCGTGGATGGCGCGACGTTCACCGACTCGCCCGGCGCGCTGCTGGCCGCTGGAGAGGGGGTCGACGTGCCGATCATCGTGGGCTCCAACCTCAACGAGATGACGGTGTTCCTGCTGGGCACCACGCGCCCGTCGACGCCCGACGAGATGCGGGCCGAGTTCCTGGCGGCCAGCGGCGACGACGCCGATACCGCCGATGCGCTGATGACGCTGTACGACGTCACCACCGACGAAGACGCGCCGCGGGCGTTCATCGCCTTCGCCACCGACCGCTCCTTCTCCTGCAACGCGCTGTCCATCGCCAACGCCGCGGCGGGCGCCGGGCGAGACGTGTATCTCTACGAGTTCCAGCACGTCGTCGGCGAGCAGGCCGACACCTTCGGCGTGGGTCATGGCTTCGAGATCCCGTACATCTTCGGCACGCTCGATCGCTTCTCCCTGTTTCGCGACATGCTGACCGAGCGCGAGGAGCGTACGTCGGAGCGCGTTCAGGCCGCGTGGAGCTCGTTCGCCCGCGCGGGCGTGCCCGAGTTCGAGGGCGGTTGGCCACGCTTCACCACCGAGGCGCACGAGTACCTCGTGATCGACGACCCCGCCTCGGTCGACGACGCGTTCCGAAACGATCGCTGCGCCGCGCTGCGTGATCTCGGCTTCTCGGCTGGCGTGCTGTAG
- a CDS encoding MYG1 family protein: MTRPLHIVTHSGSFHADDVLAVGLVRAFVDPAATVERTRDPARIAAADVVVDVGGEFDPSTRRFDHHQRTYEGSYSSAGMVLAWLAEEGHVEPELAERLRAELVDYVDAVDNGRRTPEFGVPCFPSIVGALGEANETRGGYDALFEEAAQLARGLVLGIQAGYRAARDAHAEVEAAMNAAIASGGCVVELSRYVKWKPAYYALGGETHPTDYVAFPGERDYRVIAVAPTLGSFEEKRPFPESWAGLEGEALSAVTGVPGAIFCHKNRFIAVFASREVAFATLSRWGLTHRERGCGGG, translated from the coding sequence ATGACCCGACCGCTGCACATCGTCACGCACTCCGGCTCGTTCCATGCGGACGACGTGCTGGCCGTGGGGCTCGTGCGCGCGTTCGTCGACCCCGCCGCGACCGTCGAGCGCACACGCGACCCCGCTCGCATCGCCGCTGCGGACGTCGTGGTGGACGTCGGCGGCGAGTTCGATCCGAGCACGCGCCGCTTCGACCATCACCAACGCACGTACGAGGGCTCGTACTCCTCGGCCGGGATGGTGCTCGCGTGGCTCGCGGAAGAGGGCCACGTGGAGCCCGAGCTGGCGGAGCGCCTGCGCGCCGAGCTGGTGGACTACGTGGACGCCGTGGACAACGGGCGGCGCACCCCCGAGTTCGGCGTGCCCTGCTTCCCCAGCATCGTCGGCGCGCTGGGCGAGGCGAACGAGACGCGCGGCGGCTACGACGCCTTGTTCGAAGAGGCGGCCCAGCTCGCGCGCGGGCTGGTGCTGGGCATCCAGGCCGGCTACCGCGCGGCACGAGACGCTCACGCGGAGGTCGAGGCGGCCATGAACGCCGCGATCGCCAGCGGGGGATGCGTGGTCGAGCTGTCCCGCTACGTGAAGTGGAAGCCCGCGTACTACGCGCTGGGTGGCGAGACGCACCCGACCGACTACGTGGCGTTTCCTGGCGAGCGCGACTACCGCGTGATCGCCGTCGCGCCGACGCTGGGCAGCTTCGAGGAGAAGCGGCCGTTCCCCGAGTCCTGGGCCGGGCTGGAGGGCGAGGCCCTCTCGGCGGTCACGGGCGTCCCTGGGGCAATCTTCTGCCACAAGAACCGCTTCATCGCGGTCTTCGCGTCGCGCGAGGTGGCGTTCGCCACCCTGTCCCGCTGGGGGCTCACCCACCGTGAGCGGGGCTGCGGCGGGGGCTGA
- a CDS encoding metal ABC transporter ATP-binding protein → MSGRPSLGSLTKPDREKEPCVFEVSGVTKRYGDHLVLDDVSFWIPKGEFLCLCGPNGAGKSTLLKIILGLEQPDAGEVRIGQGATAGTRATSREVGYVPQHKAFHRDFPARVEDLIVANLRGRWPYRIRESERAAAEAALARVGGQHLWGKEISKLSGGQMQRVFLARALVTQPALLILDEPTAGVDIRGRDEFVEILFEISRSDELAAILVTHHMGEVARTAERVLYLEHRVVAWGLPDELLGRPDLLAISDPGARSTRWDPVPECAEEHT, encoded by the coding sequence ATGAGCGGCCGTCCGTCGCTGGGCTCGCTGACCAAGCCCGACCGTGAAAAGGAGCCCTGCGTCTTCGAGGTGTCCGGCGTCACGAAGCGCTACGGCGACCACCTCGTGCTGGACGACGTGTCCTTCTGGATCCCCAAGGGCGAGTTCCTCTGCCTGTGCGGCCCGAACGGCGCGGGGAAGAGCACGCTGCTGAAGATCATCCTGGGCCTCGAGCAGCCCGACGCGGGCGAGGTGCGCATCGGGCAAGGCGCCACGGCGGGCACGCGCGCGACCAGCCGCGAGGTGGGCTACGTGCCGCAGCACAAGGCGTTCCACCGCGACTTCCCCGCGCGCGTGGAGGACCTGATCGTCGCGAACCTGCGCGGCCGCTGGCCGTACCGCATCCGCGAGAGCGAGCGCGCCGCCGCCGAGGCCGCGCTGGCGCGCGTCGGTGGGCAGCACCTGTGGGGCAAGGAGATCTCCAAGCTCTCGGGTGGGCAGATGCAGCGCGTCTTCCTGGCGCGCGCGTTGGTGACGCAGCCAGCGCTGCTCATCCTGGACGAGCCCACCGCGGGCGTGGACATCCGCGGTCGCGACGAGTTCGTGGAGATCCTGTTCGAGATCAGCCGCAGCGACGAGCTGGCCGCCATCCTGGTCACGCACCACATGGGCGAGGTGGCGCGCACCGCCGAGCGCGTGCTGTACCTCGAGCACCGCGTGGTGGCGTGGGGCCTGCCCGACGAGCTGCTCGGCCGCCCCGACCTGCTGGCCATCAGCGACCCGGGCGCACGCAGCACCCGCTGGGACCCCGTGCCCGAGTGCGCGGAGGAGCACACGTGA
- a CDS encoding acyl-CoA dehydrogenase family protein: MTTAPDAQAEPRREQEEFRTYCRAWLHDNRPPPAPVRLPQHPIETMTRAQLDYLQAWQKRCYDAGLVGADYPKEYGGGGNKGFQRIANEEMNRARTPFLVNMIGLGMAAPTIYHHAQEELKRELLPGILSGEQIWCQGFSEPGSGSDLASVQASLTPDAASPGDFLLNGHKVWTSLAHFAQWMILLVRTSREHKHKGLSYYVVPVEGHRGVTVRPLIKMTGEAGFNEVLFEDTPVKEAWRLGKTGEGWNVAMTTLLHERGAGPLVTPAGGVGSEGLAHNVRGLIALAKTQRRNGRPATEDPQVRARIAALAIRERGLAENGKRARSGTLVDHPMRLPLQVKLAGTELLQDLAAAALEIEGPAASLYLSDERAPAEGQWPLAYMNSFGATIAAGTSEIQRNILGERVLGLPKS, from the coding sequence ATGACCACAGCGCCCGACGCCCAAGCCGAGCCGCGACGCGAGCAGGAAGAGTTCCGCACCTACTGCCGCGCCTGGCTGCACGACAACCGCCCCCCGCCGGCCCCGGTGCGGCTGCCGCAGCACCCTATCGAGACGATGACGCGCGCGCAGCTGGACTACCTGCAGGCCTGGCAGAAGCGCTGCTACGACGCGGGCCTGGTGGGCGCCGACTACCCCAAGGAGTACGGCGGCGGCGGGAACAAGGGCTTCCAGCGCATCGCCAACGAGGAGATGAACCGCGCTCGCACGCCGTTCTTGGTGAACATGATCGGGCTCGGCATGGCGGCGCCGACCATCTATCACCACGCGCAGGAGGAGCTGAAGCGCGAGCTGCTGCCGGGCATCCTCTCGGGCGAGCAGATCTGGTGCCAGGGCTTCAGCGAGCCGGGCAGCGGATCGGACCTCGCGAGCGTGCAGGCCAGCCTCACGCCGGACGCGGCGTCGCCCGGAGACTTCCTGCTCAACGGGCACAAGGTGTGGACCAGCCTCGCGCACTTCGCGCAGTGGATGATCCTGCTGGTGCGCACCTCGCGCGAGCACAAGCACAAGGGCCTCAGCTACTACGTGGTGCCGGTCGAAGGGCACCGGGGCGTGACGGTGCGGCCGCTGATCAAGATGACGGGCGAGGCGGGCTTCAACGAGGTGCTGTTCGAGGACACGCCCGTGAAGGAGGCCTGGCGCCTGGGCAAGACGGGCGAGGGCTGGAACGTGGCCATGACCACGCTGCTGCACGAGCGCGGCGCGGGCCCGCTGGTCACGCCTGCCGGGGGCGTGGGCAGCGAAGGCTTGGCGCACAACGTGCGTGGCCTCATCGCGCTGGCCAAGACGCAGCGCCGCAACGGGCGGCCCGCCACGGAGGACCCGCAGGTGCGCGCGCGCATCGCGGCGCTGGCCATCCGCGAGCGCGGCCTGGCCGAAAACGGCAAGCGCGCGCGCAGCGGGACGCTGGTGGACCACCCCATGCGGCTGCCCTTGCAGGTCAAGCTGGCCGGCACCGAGCTGCTGCAGGACCTCGCCGCCGCCGCGCTCGAGATCGAGGGGCCGGCCGCGTCGCTCTACCTCAGCGACGAGCGGGCGCCCGCCGAGGGGCAGTGGCCCCTCGCCTACATGAACAGCTTCGGCGCGACCATCGCGGCGGGCACCAGCGAGATCCAACGCAACATCCTCGGGGAGCGCGTCCTCGGGCTGCCCAAGAGCTGA
- a CDS encoding AAA family ATPase — MSATTSHPIDELLRTRRLIVCVGPGGVGKTTSSAAMALRAARMGRRALVLTIDPAKRLADALGLDGLDDEVRRVPGLDALEPLPGVPAMGSLDAAMLDTKASYDALLTRLTDGVSRDRIFANRAYQAFSRTMARSHAYVAMERLLQVFEEERWDLIVLDTPPTRSALDILDAPERLSRFLDERIVQWFLGGARGGERSQGGAARDASDGLGGRAAVKLLGVLVGPEVVQELVSFFSVLAHLQKGFRERAARTTRLLESPATAFVLTAAPMPSGLADAANLLEGLRARGVRLSLLLFNRAYTAEPVLDAGGESQSIAYEPLRAPGRVDVSSGLPGPLNALAERLLAVRAAAHAENQAEAARMRALQRDAAGAPAWLLPRATRELNRLHDLSALLERPVPLGS; from the coding sequence GTGAGCGCCACGACATCCCACCCCATCGACGAGCTGTTGCGCACGCGACGTTTGATCGTGTGCGTCGGTCCGGGCGGCGTCGGCAAGACCACCAGCTCGGCCGCGATGGCGCTGCGGGCGGCGCGCATGGGTCGCCGGGCGCTCGTGCTCACCATCGATCCCGCCAAGCGGTTGGCGGACGCGCTGGGGCTCGACGGGCTCGACGACGAGGTGCGTCGCGTACCTGGTCTCGACGCCCTCGAGCCGCTCCCCGGGGTCCCCGCGATGGGCAGCCTCGACGCCGCCATGCTCGACACCAAGGCCAGCTACGACGCGCTCCTCACGCGCCTCACGGACGGAGTGTCGCGTGACCGCATCTTCGCCAACCGCGCGTACCAAGCGTTCTCGCGCACCATGGCGCGCTCGCACGCCTACGTGGCGATGGAGCGGCTGCTGCAGGTGTTCGAGGAAGAGCGCTGGGACCTGATCGTGCTCGACACCCCGCCGACACGCAGCGCGCTCGACATCCTGGATGCCCCCGAGCGGCTCTCGCGCTTCCTCGACGAGCGCATCGTGCAGTGGTTCCTCGGTGGCGCGCGCGGCGGCGAACGCTCCCAGGGCGGCGCTGCACGTGACGCATCGGACGGCCTCGGCGGGCGCGCCGCGGTCAAGCTGCTGGGCGTCCTGGTAGGCCCCGAAGTCGTGCAGGAGTTGGTGTCGTTCTTCTCCGTCTTGGCGCACCTTCAGAAGGGGTTCCGCGAGCGCGCGGCCCGCACCACGCGGCTGCTCGAGAGCCCGGCGACGGCGTTCGTGCTCACCGCCGCACCCATGCCGAGCGGGCTGGCCGACGCGGCGAACCTCCTCGAGGGGCTGCGCGCGCGGGGCGTCAGGCTCTCGCTGCTGCTGTTCAACCGCGCGTACACGGCGGAGCCCGTCCTCGACGCCGGGGGCGAAAGCCAGAGTATCGCGTACGAGCCCTTGCGGGCGCCGGGGCGCGTCGACGTGTCCTCGGGGCTGCCCGGTCCGCTGAACGCCCTGGCCGAGCGGCTCTTGGCGGTGCGCGCGGCAGCGCATGCCGAGAACCAGGCCGAGGCGGCGCGCATGCGGGCCCTGCAGCGTGACGCGGCCGGCGCGCCCGCGTGGCTACTGCCGCGGGCCACGCGCGAGCTGAACCGACTCCACGACCTCAGCGCGTTGCTCGAGAGGCCCGTGCCGCTCGGGTCGTGA
- a CDS encoding metal ABC transporter permease produces MQRAFIAGMLVGGLCACIGVFVVKRGLSFIGDGLAHATFGGIALGLWLELNVQQAVWVALPFTVVVALGIAYVLRSGKLGGDVATGVFFAVSFALGVLFLGLRPPDAPMVDVESVLFGSILAIGQVDLYTVAGVTVVAALVLSATWSRLAYATFDPALARLSGVPVSALDYMLLALTAVVIVVSVKTVGIVLVSSFIVIPAATAGLVARSIGRMSLLAVTLGVVGAGSGLIASYHLDVASGATIILLLGTFFALAMGLSALRRG; encoded by the coding sequence ATGCAGCGCGCGTTCATCGCGGGCATGCTCGTGGGCGGGCTCTGCGCCTGCATCGGCGTGTTCGTCGTGAAGCGCGGCCTGTCGTTCATCGGCGATGGGCTGGCGCACGCCACGTTCGGAGGCATCGCCCTCGGCCTGTGGCTCGAGCTGAACGTGCAGCAGGCCGTGTGGGTCGCGCTGCCCTTCACGGTGGTCGTCGCGCTCGGCATCGCCTACGTCCTCCGCAGCGGGAAGCTGGGTGGGGACGTGGCCACCGGCGTGTTCTTCGCCGTCTCGTTCGCGCTGGGCGTGCTCTTCCTCGGCCTACGCCCCCCGGACGCGCCCATGGTGGACGTCGAGAGCGTGTTGTTCGGGAGCATCCTCGCCATCGGGCAGGTCGACCTGTACACCGTCGCGGGCGTCACGGTGGTGGCCGCCCTGGTGCTGTCCGCCACGTGGAGCCGCTTGGCGTACGCCACGTTCGACCCGGCCCTCGCGCGCCTCTCGGGCGTGCCCGTGTCCGCGCTCGACTACATGCTGCTCGCGCTCACTGCGGTCGTGATCGTCGTCTCGGTGAAGACGGTCGGCATCGTGCTGGTGAGCTCGTTCATCGTCATCCCGGCCGCCACGGCGGGGCTCGTCGCGCGCAGCATCGGGCGCATGTCCCTCTTGGCCGTGACGCTCGGCGTGGTCGGGGCCGGCAGCGGGCTGATCGCCAGCTACCACCTCGACGTCGCGAGCGGCGCCACCATCATCCTGCTGCTGGGCACGTTCTTCGCGCTGGCCATGGGCCTGAGCGCGCTGCGCCGCGGGTGA